The Mucilaginibacter yixingensis genome window below encodes:
- a CDS encoding SRPBCC domain-containing protein: MIADKRWTQFKITADLNIPVRAAYEAWTTSGGLESWFLREADFFTSAGRKRAPGEFVAKTDRYEWRWHGWPDDVKEHGQILEANGKDFIKFSFSGGSVVSVYINKRNDLTMIDLVQESIPFEKDPSKSLFVGCQNAWVFYLANLKSIYQGGIDLRNKEVDVMSSFK; the protein is encoded by the coding sequence ATGATAGCGGATAAACGCTGGACACAATTTAAAATAACGGCCGACCTCAATATCCCCGTTCGTGCCGCTTATGAGGCCTGGACCACATCAGGCGGATTGGAAAGCTGGTTTCTGCGCGAGGCTGATTTCTTTACCAGTGCGGGCAGAAAGCGTGCTCCCGGAGAGTTTGTGGCCAAAACCGACCGCTACGAGTGGCGCTGGCACGGCTGGCCAGACGATGTGAAAGAGCACGGTCAGATCCTGGAAGCTAACGGTAAAGATTTTATTAAATTTAGTTTTTCAGGTGGTAGCGTTGTTAGTGTTTACATCAATAAACGAAACGATTTAACCATGATTGATCTGGTACAAGAAAGCATACCGTTTGAAAAAGATCCATCAAAAAGTTTATTTGTAGGGTGCCAGAATGCTTGGGTATTCTATTTGGCTAACCTAAAATCTATCTACCAGGGTGGTATTGATCTGCGCAATAAGGAGGTGGATGTGATGAGTAGTTTTAAGTGA
- a CDS encoding SCO family protein: MKKLIILAAALGLVYVGCKSGANKALPIYGDRQAVTKTVDGKEVVDTVYQTIPQYKFINQYGDSITNKNLNGKIYVADFFFTSCPSICPVMHRNMLAVYNEFKNQNDFKILSHSIDPKYDSVAVLKKYADKLGAKGNTWWFLQGKKDETYALAAKYLVSVAEDNKAPGGYVHQGYFVLIDKQGRIRGAYDGTLPDKVQQLIADIKTLRAEPDQSIAQ, translated from the coding sequence ATGAAGAAACTCATCATTTTAGCTGCTGCACTGGGGCTTGTTTATGTGGGCTGTAAATCGGGCGCTAACAAAGCACTGCCAATTTATGGCGATAGGCAGGCTGTTACCAAAACGGTTGACGGCAAAGAGGTAGTTGATACCGTTTATCAGACCATCCCACAGTATAAATTTATCAATCAGTATGGCGATAGTATCACCAATAAAAACCTGAACGGTAAAATTTACGTGGCCGATTTCTTTTTTACCAGTTGCCCGTCAATCTGCCCGGTAATGCATCGCAACATGCTGGCGGTATATAACGAGTTTAAAAATCAGAACGATTTTAAAATCCTCTCGCACAGCATCGACCCGAAATATGATAGTGTGGCTGTATTGAAAAAATATGCCGACAAACTGGGCGCGAAAGGTAATACCTGGTGGTTTTTACAAGGTAAAAAAGATGAGACCTACGCATTGGCAGCCAAATATTTGGTATCTGTAGCCGAAGATAATAAGGCTCCCGGTGGCTATGTGCATCAGGGCTATTTTGTGCTGATTGACAAGCAAGGACGCATCCGTGGCGCTTATGACGGTACGTTGCCAGATAAAGTGCAGCAATTGATAGCAGACATTAAAACCCTGCGTGCAGAACCAGATCAAAGCATTGCACAATGA
- a CDS encoding carboxypeptidase-like regulatory domain-containing protein gives MQAIKHISIPQPCHEQWDNMKKEEQGRFCQSCAKTVIDFSVMTDQQVINYLSGTHNVCGKFDAMQFNTVNNKLYAQNLQQASWWKKLAIAGALTSMLPLFKAQAQDKPAQEQSDTIATPKTIMLGKVAGPVHSSKNRMLTGCVSDNRQPLIGVTVKLPGTNTAVATDVNGRFQITVPQDAKTLEFDYIGYNQLVTPITTNNYYDVKMDERRAMLGGVVVVRAPFYKRWYYRFVKRPVKKIFG, from the coding sequence ATGCAAGCCATTAAACACATCAGCATCCCGCAACCCTGTCATGAACAATGGGACAACATGAAGAAGGAGGAACAAGGCCGTTTTTGCCAAAGCTGCGCTAAAACGGTAATAGACTTCTCTGTAATGACCGATCAGCAGGTGATTAATTACCTCTCCGGCACGCATAATGTATGCGGTAAATTTGATGCCATGCAGTTTAATACGGTCAACAATAAACTGTATGCTCAAAATCTACAACAGGCAAGCTGGTGGAAAAAGCTGGCCATTGCAGGTGCGTTAACCAGCATGCTTCCTTTGTTCAAAGCACAGGCGCAGGACAAACCTGCTCAAGAACAAAGTGACACAATAGCCACACCAAAAACAATTATGTTGGGAAAGGTTGCAGGGCCTGTGCATTCTTCAAAAAATCGCATGCTTACCGGATGTGTTAGTGATAACAGACAGCCATTAATAGGAGTTACCGTAAAACTACCAGGTACTAATACCGCTGTAGCTACTGACGTAAATGGCAGGTTTCAAATTACAGTACCTCAAGATGCAAAGACACTCGAGTTTGATTATATCGGATACAATCAGTTAGTTACCCCAATTACCACCAACAATTATTACGACGTTAAAATGGATGAAAGAAGGGCAATGTTGGGAGGGGTTGTTGTAGTGCGTGCCCCATTTTACAAACGCTGGTATTACCGTTTTGTCAAACGCCCGGTTAAAAAGATTTTCGGTTGA
- a CDS encoding ABC transporter ATP-binding protein, giving the protein MLSIRNIVKQYAGHRALSDVSLEVESGQVYGLLGPNGAGKTSLIRIINQITAPDSGQVLINGEKLNQSHIEKIGYMPEERGLYKKMEIGEQMIYLARLKGMSREDARKRLKYWFEKLSMEAWWNKKVEELSKGMQQKAQFVATILHDPELIILDEPFSGFDPVNAELIKDEILELNRKGATIIFSTHRMESVEELCDAIALIDRSHKILDGRVKDIRNSYRDDTYLIEYVGNKLDFDGTQPFQLLDEVAGEDSFTIRIKLNGTTSNDVLQYLIPKARIQLLQEVIPGMNEIFIKKVTEMNR; this is encoded by the coding sequence ATGCTAAGTATCCGCAATATTGTCAAACAATACGCCGGGCACCGTGCGCTTAGCGATGTAAGCCTGGAAGTAGAAAGCGGACAGGTTTACGGTCTGTTAGGACCCAATGGCGCCGGGAAAACCTCCCTCATCCGTATCATTAACCAAATTACCGCACCAGACTCTGGCCAGGTACTGATTAATGGCGAGAAACTCAACCAAAGTCATATTGAAAAGATAGGTTACATGCCCGAAGAACGTGGTCTCTATAAAAAAATGGAGATTGGCGAGCAAATGATCTACCTGGCCCGACTAAAAGGTATGAGCCGCGAAGATGCCCGCAAGCGACTGAAATACTGGTTTGAGAAACTAAGCATGGAAGCCTGGTGGAACAAAAAGGTTGAAGAGCTATCTAAAGGCATGCAGCAAAAAGCCCAGTTTGTGGCCACCATACTGCACGATCCTGAACTGATTATTCTTGATGAACCATTTAGCGGTTTTGACCCGGTTAACGCCGAGTTAATTAAAGACGAGATTTTGGAACTAAACCGAAAAGGCGCCACCATTATCTTCTCTACCCACCGTATGGAATCGGTAGAAGAACTATGTGATGCCATTGCGCTGATTGATCGTTCGCATAAAATCTTAGACGGCCGGGTTAAGGATATCCGTAATTCATACCGGGACGATACCTACCTGATTGAATACGTAGGCAACAAGCTTGACTTTGATGGTACACAACCATTTCAATTATTAGACGAGGTGGCCGGCGAAGATAGTTTTACCATCCGCATAAAACTCAACGGTACTACATCAAACGATGTGCTGCAATACCTTATTCCTAAGGCACGCATTCAGTTGTTACAGGAAGTGATACCGGGGATGAACGAGATATTTATTAAGAAAGTAACCGAAATGAACCGATAA
- a CDS encoding prolipoprotein diacylglyceryl transferase produces MHFPVDIPLGKSSIPAHLICETLAYFLGYRYYAYLRRKTVDVISEANRLIIFCGAAFGAIIGAHLVGVLEKPNEFKFDLVYLIANKTITGGFLGGLVAVELTKKAIGVKPSSGDLMVYPLILAMIIGRTGCFLAGLGDGTYGNATSLPWGIDFGDGVHRHPTNLYEILFWMGLWLALLLIEHRYKLADGARFKLLLSAYLVFRLLVEFIKPDYFFSFGLSVIQLVCVAGIVYYYKVFLFPKRLIKTYARTSVHLL; encoded by the coding sequence TTGCACTTTCCTGTAGATATTCCCTTGGGCAAATCGTCCATCCCCGCGCACCTGATTTGCGAAACCCTGGCTTATTTTCTGGGATATCGTTATTATGCTTATCTGCGCCGCAAAACTGTTGATGTTATAAGTGAGGCCAACCGGCTCATTATTTTTTGCGGTGCTGCTTTTGGCGCCATCATTGGGGCGCATTTGGTAGGAGTACTGGAAAAGCCCAACGAGTTTAAGTTTGATCTGGTTTACCTGATAGCTAATAAAACCATCACCGGCGGTTTTTTAGGCGGATTGGTTGCAGTTGAATTGACCAAAAAAGCCATCGGTGTAAAACCATCTTCGGGCGATTTGATGGTGTATCCACTTATTCTGGCTATGATTATCGGCAGAACAGGATGTTTTCTGGCCGGTTTAGGGGATGGCACCTATGGTAACGCTACCAGCTTGCCCTGGGGGATTGATTTTGGCGACGGAGTACATCGCCATCCTACTAATCTTTATGAAATACTTTTTTGGATGGGGCTTTGGCTCGCCCTTTTATTGATAGAACACAGGTACAAACTGGCTGATGGGGCACGGTTTAAACTCTTGCTGTCGGCTTATCTGGTATTCAGGTTATTGGTAGAATTTATTAAGCCTGATTATTTCTTTTCCTTCGGTCTGTCGGTAATTCAGTTGGTTTGTGTGGCCGGAATTGTTTATTATTATAAAGTATTTCTGTTCCCTAAACGCCTTATAAAAACCTATGCCCGAACGTCCGTACATCTACTATGA
- a CDS encoding exopolyphosphatase, translating into MTNAEQTNTTKGPVAVMDLGTNTFHLLIADGQGSNYQELVHITEPVKLGQGGINKGVIQPDAFERGITTMNRFGDHIKQHHVKAVKAMATSAMRSTSNGPDFIAQVKQNTGIEIEIIDGNAEAAYIYQGVNASGCLGNERSLILDIGGGSVEFIICNNERIYWKQSFEIGAARLMDKFHQTDPIPADCIGELNEYLEATLQPLFEAAKQMPVSRVVGSSGAFETFAEVIELEKGNPFDLKTLKCMEFEEDDFIALTSRLIASSHQERAVIKGIIPLRVDMIVSASLVTRYVMHKLGIHQVAMTTWALKEGVLVGLLS; encoded by the coding sequence ATGACTAACGCCGAACAAACCAACACCACCAAAGGTCCCGTAGCTGTGATGGATCTGGGCACCAATACTTTTCACCTGTTGATTGCAGACGGACAAGGCAGCAATTACCAGGAGCTGGTGCATATAACCGAACCAGTGAAACTGGGCCAGGGTGGCATTAACAAGGGCGTTATACAACCCGATGCGTTTGAACGAGGCATTACAACTATGAATCGTTTTGGCGATCATATCAAACAGCATCATGTAAAAGCGGTGAAAGCCATGGCCACATCGGCCATGCGCAGCACATCCAACGGGCCAGATTTTATTGCGCAGGTTAAGCAAAACACCGGCATTGAAATAGAGATAATTGACGGCAACGCCGAAGCCGCTTACATTTACCAGGGTGTAAATGCGTCGGGGTGTTTAGGTAATGAGCGATCTCTTATCTTGGATATCGGCGGTGGTAGCGTAGAGTTTATTATCTGTAATAACGAACGGATTTACTGGAAACAAAGCTTTGAAATTGGCGCAGCCAGGCTGATGGACAAATTTCACCAAACAGACCCCATTCCTGCTGATTGTATTGGTGAGTTAAACGAGTACCTGGAAGCAACCTTGCAACCATTATTTGAAGCGGCCAAGCAAATGCCGGTAAGTAGAGTGGTTGGCTCATCAGGTGCATTTGAAACTTTTGCTGAGGTGATTGAACTGGAAAAAGGCAACCCATTTGATCTGAAAACGCTGAAATGTATGGAGTTTGAAGAAGATGATTTTATCGCCCTCACCTCACGCCTTATTGCTTCATCTCACCAGGAACGCGCGGTCATCAAGGGCATCATTCCGCTACGGGTGGATATGATTGTTTCGGCATCGCTGGTAACTCGCTACGTAATGCATAAATTAGGTATACATCAGGTAGCTATGACCACCTGGGCTTTAAAAGAAGGTGTGTTGGTTGGTTTGCTAAGTTAG
- a CDS encoding cytochrome c — MKALKAIGIILVLVAIITACQNEGELNYSRYYANGQAIYQSNCQNCHGQNGEGLGELIPPLTDSVFLKTHRHELACFLHNGLKQTIVVKGKTYEGQAMPQQNLSPIEAAEVITYVLNSFGNKAGVHDNAAVQKDLAGCK; from the coding sequence ATGAAGGCATTAAAAGCAATTGGGATAATTTTAGTACTGGTAGCTATTATAACCGCCTGCCAGAATGAAGGCGAGTTGAACTATAGTCGTTACTATGCTAACGGTCAAGCTATTTATCAGTCTAATTGCCAAAATTGCCACGGACAGAACGGGGAGGGTTTGGGCGAATTGATCCCACCGCTTACAGATAGCGTGTTTTTGAAAACGCACCGCCATGAACTGGCTTGTTTTCTTCATAATGGCTTAAAACAAACCATTGTGGTTAAAGGAAAAACCTACGAAGGGCAGGCAATGCCGCAGCAAAACCTGTCGCCAATAGAAGCTGCTGAAGTAATTACTTATGTACTTAACTCCTTTGGCAATAAGGCGGGGGTGCATGATAATGCCGCCGTACAAAAAGACCTGGCAGGCTGCAAATAA
- a CDS encoding riboflavin synthase, with amino-acid sequence MFTGIIETLGAVTELRHDHGNVHITVASAISHLLKIDQSVAHNGVCLTVVAVTDGTHTVTAIEETLNKTNIGLLKVGDLVNLERCMQMNARLDGHIVQGHVDQTAVCTSYKELDGSWEYTFEYDAATGNVTVEKGSICVNGISLTVVNSTDNGFSVAIIPYTYEHTNLQHVRQGSTINLEFDIIGKYVARLMNR; translated from the coding sequence ATGTTTACCGGCATTATAGAAACACTGGGCGCTGTTACAGAACTGCGTCATGACCATGGCAATGTGCACATCACCGTGGCTTCGGCTATTTCACATTTGTTGAAGATAGATCAGTCTGTGGCGCACAATGGCGTTTGTTTAACCGTAGTTGCTGTTACCGATGGTACACATACGGTAACGGCAATTGAGGAAACCCTGAACAAAACCAATATTGGCCTGCTTAAAGTAGGCGATCTGGTAAATCTGGAGCGCTGCATGCAAATGAACGCCCGACTGGATGGTCACATTGTGCAGGGCCACGTTGACCAAACTGCGGTATGTACATCCTACAAAGAACTGGATGGTAGCTGGGAATACACTTTTGAATATGACGCCGCTACAGGGAATGTAACGGTAGAAAAAGGATCAATCTGTGTTAATGGTATCAGTCTAACTGTAGTGAACTCTACCGATAACGGCTTTTCTGTAGCCATTATTCCTTATACTTATGAGCATACCAACCTGCAGCATGTGCGTCAGGGTAGCACCATTAACCTGGAGTTTGATATTATTGGCAAGTATGTTGCCCGTTTAATGAACCGTTAA
- a CDS encoding radical SAM protein, with protein MPERPYIYYDFTVSICSTCLKRVDAKIVFEDSKVYMLKNCPQHGREKVLIATDIEYYKNCRNYAKRSEMPLRFNTKTHYGCPYDCGLCQDHEQHSCLTIVEVTDRCNLTCPTCYAMSSPHYGRHRTLEEIEQMLDVIVRNEGQPDVVQISGGEPTVHPQFFEILDIAKTKPIRHLMVNTNGIRIAKDEEFVKRLATYMPDFEIYLQFDSFKKEALEQLRGEDLREVRRKAIENLNKYNLSTTLVVTLQKGLNTDEIGEIIEYGLQQRCVRGVTFQPTQEAGRLDNFETQSDRYTLTEVRSAILEQSDIFNSDDLLPVPCNPDALVMGYALKLGGQVFPLTRMINPNDLLDNSKNTIVYEQDERLKMHLINMFSTGNSVDKAQEHLNSIMCCLPEIDAPGLAYDNLFRVIIMQFIDAHNFDVRAIKKSCVHIVNKDLNIIPFETMNLFYRDDKVNYLNQIKNEMAI; from the coding sequence ATGCCCGAACGTCCGTACATCTACTATGATTTTACCGTAAGTATTTGTTCAACCTGTTTAAAGCGGGTTGACGCCAAAATTGTGTTTGAAGACAGCAAGGTCTACATGCTGAAAAACTGCCCGCAACACGGCCGGGAGAAAGTGCTGATAGCTACCGATATAGAATATTATAAGAACTGCCGCAACTACGCCAAGCGCAGCGAAATGCCTTTGCGTTTTAATACCAAAACGCATTACGGCTGTCCGTATGATTGCGGCTTGTGTCAGGATCATGAGCAGCACTCGTGCTTAACCATTGTTGAGGTGACCGATCGTTGTAACCTGACTTGTCCGACCTGCTACGCCATGTCATCGCCGCATTATGGCCGTCATCGTACCTTAGAAGAAATAGAGCAAATGCTCGATGTGATAGTGCGCAACGAGGGGCAGCCAGATGTGGTACAGATTAGTGGGGGAGAGCCCACCGTGCATCCGCAGTTTTTTGAGATTCTGGATATTGCCAAAACAAAACCCATCAGGCACCTGATGGTCAATACAAACGGCATCCGCATAGCTAAAGACGAGGAGTTTGTAAAGCGGCTGGCAACCTACATGCCCGATTTTGAGATCTACCTGCAGTTTGACTCATTTAAAAAGGAAGCCCTGGAGCAACTGCGTGGCGAAGATCTGCGCGAAGTGAGACGTAAAGCGATTGAAAATCTCAATAAATATAATCTCTCCACCACACTGGTAGTTACTCTACAGAAAGGTTTGAATACCGATGAGATAGGTGAGATTATTGAATATGGGCTTCAACAGCGTTGTGTGCGTGGGGTAACTTTCCAACCAACACAGGAGGCGGGTCGATTGGATAATTTTGAAACACAGTCAGATCGATACACCCTGACCGAAGTGCGCTCTGCCATTTTGGAACAAAGTGATATTTTCAATAGCGATGACCTGCTGCCGGTGCCTTGCAATCCGGATGCGCTGGTAATGGGATATGCACTAAAACTAGGCGGACAGGTGTTCCCGCTTACGCGGATGATCAACCCGAATGATTTGCTGGATAACTCCAAAAATACCATCGTGTATGAGCAGGACGAACGTTTGAAAATGCACCTGATCAATATGTTTAGCACAGGTAACTCAGTTGATAAAGCGCAGGAACATCTCAATTCCATTATGTGCTGCCTGCCTGAGATTGATGCGCCCGGACTGGCTTATGATAATCTGTTCCGTGTAATTATTATGCAGTTTATTGATGCGCATAATTTTGATGTGCGTGCCATAAAAAAATCATGCGTGCATATTGTAAATAAAGACTTGAATATCATTCCGTTTGAAACCATGAACTTGTTTTATCGCGATGATAAAGTGAACTATCTGAACCAAATTAAAAACGAAATGGCCATATAG
- a CDS encoding VOC family protein: MKLRTARHTDHLQPIIDFYTQLLGLQLLGEFKDHAGYDGVFIGIPHAAWHLEFTTSAEAPIHQPDDDDLLVFYPDTEKERNQILDRFRRADIAEVVAKNPYWNNNGRTFTDPDGFRIVIAM, from the coding sequence ATGAAACTCCGCACCGCACGGCATACAGATCATCTCCAGCCAATAATAGATTTTTATACCCAATTACTGGGCCTTCAGTTGTTGGGCGAATTTAAAGACCATGCCGGTTATGATGGTGTATTTATAGGAATACCCCATGCAGCATGGCATCTGGAGTTTACTACATCGGCAGAGGCGCCAATACATCAGCCTGATGACGACGATCTGCTGGTGTTTTATCCTGACACTGAAAAAGAAAGAAACCAAATCTTAGACCGATTCAGGCGTGCCGATATAGCCGAGGTTGTTGCAAAAAATCCTTATTGGAACAATAATGGTCGCACTTTTACTGACCCTGATGGCTTCCGGATTGTAATTGCAATGTGA
- the accC gene encoding acetyl-CoA carboxylase biotin carboxylase subunit, producing the protein MKKILVANRGEIALRVMRSAREMGIQTVAVYSAADRDALHVRYADEAVYIGDAPSSQSYLVGEKIIAACKATGAEAIHPGYGFLSENPAFAQLVRKEGLILIGPSPEAMEVMGNKLSAKAAALKYNIPMVPGTEEAITDVADAKARAIEVGFPILIKAAAGGGGKGMRIVEQASDFEEQMQLAVSEATSAFGDGSVFIERYVSSPRHIEIQVLGDTHGNIVHLFERECSVQRRHQKVIEEAPSSVLTPEIREQMGRCAVDVARSVNYTGAGTVEFILDEQLNFYFLEMNTRLQVEHPVTELITGIDLVKEQIRIARGEPISFKQEDLEIQGHAVELRVYAEDPANNFLPDIGTLKTYVTPKGPGVRVDDGFEQGMEIPIYYDPMIAKLITYGADRNEAIERMIRAIDEYTITGITTTLGFGRFVMEHEAFTSGKFDTHFVKKYFTPDVLNKTDDEEALIAAALLTQLLGQVQKTGMSTSVTEEQSNWVKNRRGFN; encoded by the coding sequence ATGAAGAAAATACTGGTTGCTAACCGTGGCGAGATTGCCCTGCGGGTAATGCGTTCAGCGCGCGAGATGGGTATTCAAACGGTAGCCGTATATTCAGCGGCAGACCGTGACGCCCTGCATGTACGCTATGCCGATGAGGCCGTATATATTGGTGATGCGCCAAGCAGCCAATCATACCTGGTGGGCGAGAAGATCATTGCCGCTTGTAAAGCAACGGGCGCTGAGGCTATTCATCCGGGTTACGGCTTCCTTTCAGAAAACCCTGCTTTTGCCCAATTGGTGCGTAAAGAGGGTTTGATTCTCATTGGCCCATCGCCTGAAGCCATGGAGGTGATGGGTAACAAGCTCTCAGCCAAAGCTGCGGCTTTAAAGTATAACATTCCGATGGTGCCTGGTACTGAAGAAGCTATTACTGATGTAGCAGATGCCAAAGCGCGAGCCATTGAGGTAGGTTTCCCTATTTTGATTAAAGCAGCAGCAGGCGGAGGGGGTAAGGGGATGCGTATTGTAGAGCAAGCCTCAGACTTTGAAGAGCAGATGCAGTTGGCGGTATCAGAAGCCACTTCGGCCTTTGGTGATGGCTCTGTGTTTATAGAGCGATATGTTTCTTCTCCCCGGCATATAGAAATTCAGGTATTGGGCGATACACACGGCAATATAGTGCATTTGTTTGAGCGTGAATGCTCGGTGCAACGTCGTCACCAGAAAGTAATTGAGGAGGCGCCATCATCGGTACTAACTCCTGAAATACGCGAGCAAATGGGGCGTTGTGCGGTTGATGTGGCCCGGTCTGTTAATTATACCGGTGCGGGTACCGTGGAGTTTATTCTGGATGAGCAATTGAATTTTTATTTCCTGGAAATGAACACTCGTTTGCAGGTAGAGCATCCGGTCACCGAATTGATTACCGGGATTGACCTGGTAAAAGAACAAATCAGAATTGCGAGGGGAGAGCCTATCAGTTTTAAACAAGAAGACCTGGAGATACAAGGCCATGCCGTAGAATTGCGTGTTTATGCTGAAGACCCGGCTAATAATTTCCTGCCGGATATTGGCACACTAAAAACATACGTCACTCCAAAAGGTCCCGGTGTGCGTGTGGATGATGGTTTTGAGCAAGGCATGGAGATCCCGATTTATTATGACCCGATGATTGCCAAATTGATCACCTATGGCGCTGATCGTAATGAAGCCATCGAACGAATGATTCGCGCCATTGATGAATATACCATTACCGGTATTACTACCACACTCGGTTTCGGTCGTTTTGTGATGGAGCATGAGGCGTTTACCTCGGGTAAGTTTGATACGCACTTTGTTAAGAAATACTTTACGCCGGATGTGTTAAATAAAACTGATGATGAAGAGGCTTTGATTGCAGCGGCTTTATTAACGCAGCTGTTAGGTCAAGTGCAAAAGACGGGGATGAGTACATCGGTCACAGAAGAACAATCAAATTGGGTGAAGAATAGGCGCGGGTTTAACTGA
- a CDS encoding ABC transporter permease has product MNKILLIIQREYLSRVRKKAFLVMTFAVPGLVLVAYALAFFLIKNKEGQDISIVNVADQSGVFAHQFKDTKLVKFTVADKPVAELKKDLKDNPSLFVLEIPQTYSGKSGVHLYSSTKPSLVLSEEIDNQMEKISNNDQMVKAHIDTAKLYKIDSKISIDTKQITAEGEKDAGVGTAMGFSIAGAILVYMSLFIYGAQVMRGVIEEKTNRIIEVIVSSVKPFQLMLGKIIGVGMVGLTQFLLWIVLSTAVTYVAANMFSNNKASVKTEKTTGVSAALQQSAKPQNPVGQMLSKLDNSNWGKELGAFAFYFLTGYLLYSALFAAVGSAVDSETETQQFMMPITMPLLFTYIISVTYLFQAPNSNLAVWLSMIPFTAPVVMMIRMPFDPPMWQIALSAFMMIVGFLFTTWVAARIYRVGILMYGKKTSYKEMKKWFFYKE; this is encoded by the coding sequence ATGAATAAAATTTTACTCATTATACAACGCGAATATCTATCGCGCGTTCGCAAAAAAGCATTCCTGGTAATGACCTTTGCCGTGCCCGGCCTGGTATTGGTTGCTTATGCACTAGCCTTCTTTTTGATTAAGAACAAAGAAGGACAAGATATATCGATAGTTAATGTAGCTGATCAAAGTGGTGTGTTCGCCCATCAGTTTAAAGATACCAAACTTGTAAAATTTACTGTGGCCGACAAGCCTGTGGCCGAGCTAAAAAAAGACCTGAAGGATAATCCGAGTCTATTTGTACTGGAAATTCCGCAAACTTATAGCGGAAAGAGCGGTGTTCACCTTTATTCATCAACCAAGCCAAGCTTGGTTTTAAGCGAAGAGATTGACAACCAGATGGAAAAGATCTCTAATAATGACCAAATGGTTAAAGCGCACATTGATACGGCCAAACTTTACAAAATAGACAGCAAGATTTCTATAGACACGAAACAAATTACCGCCGAGGGTGAAAAAGATGCCGGTGTAGGTACAGCCATGGGCTTTTCTATTGCCGGCGCTATTTTGGTATATATGTCTTTATTTATTTATGGCGCACAGGTAATGCGGGGAGTAATAGAAGAGAAAACGAACCGGATTATAGAAGTGATTGTTTCTTCTGTAAAACCATTCCAGCTGATGCTCGGTAAGATTATTGGCGTTGGCATGGTTGGCCTGACCCAGTTTTTACTTTGGATCGTGCTTTCTACCGCGGTAACTTATGTAGCCGCCAACATGTTTTCAAATAACAAGGCATCAGTAAAAACCGAAAAAACCACCGGCGTAAGCGCAGCTTTACAACAAAGCGCTAAACCGCAAAACCCGGTTGGGCAAATGCTCTCTAAGTTAGACAATAGTAACTGGGGTAAAGAATTGGGCGCTTTTGCGTTCTACTTCCTTACCGGTTACCTGCTTTATAGTGCATTGTTTGCGGCGGTCGGTTCGGCAGTAGATAGTGAAACCGAGACGCAGCAATTTATGATGCCCATAACGATGCCGCTGCTGTTTACCTATATTATATCAGTTACATACCTGTTTCAGGCGCCAAACAGTAATCTGGCGGTATGGTTGTCTATGATCCCTTTTACGGCACCGGTAGTAATGATGATCCGTATGCCGTTTGACCCGCCTATGTGGCAAATTGCTCTGTCTGCATTTATGATGATAGTTGGCTTTTTGTTCACCACCTGGGTGGCTGCCCGCATTTACCGTGTTGGTATTTTGATGTATGGCAAAAAGACCAGCTATAAAGAAATGAAAAAGTGGTTTTTCTATAAAGAGTAA
- a CDS encoding NUDIX domain-containing protein has product MAKKSAGILLYRLKANEPEIFLVHPGGPFWRNKDEGAWSIPKGEFEDNEDALTAAKREFWEETGQNIDGDFIELHPIKQKSGKLVYAWALNRDIDAASIKSNIFSIEWPPRSGRMADFPEVDKAEWFEIEIALKKINPAQIGLVEQLVGLLST; this is encoded by the coding sequence ATGGCGAAGAAAAGCGCAGGCATATTACTCTATCGGCTAAAAGCAAACGAGCCTGAGATATTTCTGGTGCATCCCGGAGGCCCTTTTTGGCGCAATAAAGACGAGGGTGCCTGGAGCATTCCCAAAGGAGAATTTGAAGATAACGAAGACGCACTTACAGCTGCTAAACGTGAGTTTTGGGAAGAAACAGGTCAAAATATCGACGGCGATTTTATCGAACTGCACCCCATCAAGCAGAAAAGCGGCAAACTGGTTTACGCTTGGGCGCTGAATCGAGATATTGACGCAGCCAGCATTAAGAGCAACATTTTCTCTATTGAATGGCCTCCCCGCTCCGGCCGAATGGCCGATTTTCCCGAGGTAGACAAGGCAGAGTGGTTTGAGATTGAAATAGCTTTAAAAAAGATCAATCCCGCACAGATTGGCTTGGTGGAGCAGTTGGTCGGTTTATTGTCGACATGA